A genomic region of Phenylobacterium parvum contains the following coding sequences:
- a CDS encoding N-acetylmuramoyl-L-alanine amidase family protein: MSFRRWIGAFLLAVAGSVLVLAPATALAGDLNAVRLGGDKTATRLVIDLSDEAAGRLVSEAGGKVVVALSGAEIAAPMRGAGQGLVRGWSVAPQAGGARLTIEVAEGVQVRRRFLLPPGDGAPGYRYVIDLAPAAARSASAPAGAQLTSLKTPPPAAAVRKGARSKADARRIVVIDAGHGGKDPGAIGGDRQEKDLTLAAALSLRDRLERTGRYRVVLTRDRDIYVPLDARVQIARKANADLFISLHADSGPDESVRGASVYTLADRAVGRSARLVTRDDWFMKAGYHSDQSVSGILFDLTQRATKNRSATFAQLLLDEVGDELALLRRSHREAGLAVLLAPDVPAVLLEMGFITNPDDQAFLADPASRGRLVAAVASAIETYFRNDLRVATR; this comes from the coding sequence ATGTCTTTCAGGCGGTGGATCGGCGCTTTCCTCCTGGCGGTGGCCGGTAGCGTGCTTGTCCTTGCGCCGGCGACAGCCCTGGCCGGAGACCTGAACGCGGTCCGGCTCGGCGGCGACAAAACCGCAACCCGGCTCGTGATCGATCTCTCCGACGAAGCCGCAGGCCGGCTGGTTTCCGAAGCCGGCGGCAAGGTGGTGGTCGCCCTTTCCGGCGCCGAGATCGCCGCGCCCATGCGCGGGGCGGGGCAGGGCCTGGTCCGGGGCTGGAGCGTCGCGCCCCAGGCCGGCGGAGCCCGCCTGACCATCGAGGTCGCCGAAGGCGTGCAGGTCCGTCGCCGCTTCCTCCTTCCCCCCGGTGATGGCGCGCCGGGCTATCGCTATGTCATCGACCTGGCGCCCGCCGCCGCGCGATCGGCCTCTGCGCCGGCTGGAGCCCAGCTGACCTCGCTCAAGACGCCGCCCCCCGCCGCGGCGGTCCGCAAGGGCGCCCGGTCCAAGGCGGATGCCCGCCGGATCGTGGTGATCGACGCCGGGCATGGGGGCAAGGATCCCGGCGCCATCGGCGGCGATCGCCAGGAAAAGGACCTGACCCTCGCGGCGGCCCTCAGCCTCCGCGACCGCCTTGAGCGGACAGGACGCTATCGCGTCGTCCTGACCCGCGATCGCGACATCTACGTGCCCCTGGACGCCCGGGTCCAGATCGCCCGCAAGGCGAACGCCGATCTCTTCATCTCCCTGCACGCCGACTCCGGACCTGACGAGTCGGTTCGCGGCGCCAGCGTCTACACCCTGGCCGACCGCGCCGTGGGGCGCTCGGCCCGCCTGGTCACCCGCGACGACTGGTTCATGAAGGCCGGCTATCATTCCGACCAGAGCGTTTCGGGCATCCTCTTCGACCTCACCCAGAGGGCCACCAAGAACCGGTCGGCGACCTTCGCCCAGCTTCTCCTTGACGAGGTGGGTGACGAACTGGCCCTGCTGCGCCGCAGTCACCGGGAGGCCGGTCTTGCCGTCCTGCTGGCGCCGGACGTACCCGCCGTGCTCCTCGAGATGGGCTTCATCACCAATCCCGACGACCAGGCCTTCCTGGCCGACCCCGCCTCACGAGGCCGGCTGGTGGCGGCCGTCGCCTCGGCCATCGAGACCTACTTCCGGAACGACCTGAGGGTTGCGACCCGATAG